GTTCTCCAACTCCAGTAAAAACTGTATAACCTTTATAAGCCTTAGCTACATTGTTAATAATCTCCATTATTAACACAGTTTTACCAACTCCAGCACCACCAAAAAGGCCAATTTTCCCTCCACTAATATATGGTGTAAGTAAATCTATTACTTTAATACCAGTAATTAGTATTTTTCTAGAAGTAGATTGATTGATAAACTTTGGAGCATCTTTATGTATTTGCGAAAAGTTGTCGCATTTAATTGGACCTAAATCATCTATTGGTTGTCCAACTACATTCAATATTCTTCCTAAAATTGATTTACCAACTGGTACTTTAATTTGTTCTCCAGTATCAATTACTTCAGCTCCTCTAAATAATCCATCAGTTGAGTTCATAGCTAGACATCGTACTATATCATCTCCTATGTGTTGTACAACTTCCAGAACTATTTTTTCATTATTAATAGTGCACTCTAAAGCATTTAAAATATGTGGTAAGTCTTTACCTGCAAAACTAACATCAACAACAGCTGAAACTACTTGTACAACCTTACCAACTTTGGATTGCTGTTTATATTTGGCTTTTAACTTCATTGGTAAATCGAAATTCGTTTAAAGTATACGCTCAGTATAATATGCTTTATACTATGCTACAATAGAAAAAATAACAAATATAAACAATTGTAAATTAGATTTTCTGCAAAATACAAAACAAAATTTAGGGTATGTATGCTTCTAATAAAGTTAAGGTAGAGAAGAGATTGCAATAACGGTAGCATCTGCAAAATGCCATATGCATTAACTCTATAAATCTGTTATAGCTTACTATCTTTGAAAAGTCTTTTTTATAATGTGTACTCAGACAATATTAATAAAAATCTTTAATTTTAGCTATATCATAACTAGCCCTAGCTAAAAAACTATAATTTTTTATTATAATCATAATTCATTGTAAACACTTAAAGTCTTGCTTTGCATTTGTTGTAAAGAAAATTGCAATAATGTAGATTGCCTTGCTTGCTTGCGCATAGTTTGCATTTTATTACTAGTTAAATTTAGTAGTACATACTTAATTTTCTCTGATAAATCCTGTACATCAGATGCGTTAATATGAAACCCTGTAACTTCATCAGCAATAGTTTCCATGGTACTACCAATATTGCTAGCAATTATAACTTTTTCCATGGCTTGAGCTTCAACTATAACACGACTAAAGGCTTCTGGCTCAATTGAAGGGCAAAGAACAATATCAGCTAAGGCATATAATTCTGGTAAATGAGCTGTAGATCCAAAAATTTGAATTTTGCTTTGCAGCTTATAATGCATAATCTTCTTTTTTATTTCATTAGTAAAATTACGATTAGATAATATATCTCCAGTCATGATACAATAAAAATCGCAATCTTTGATTGCATTTAATGCTTCAATCACAACCTCATGACCTTTTCTCTTAGTCATTTTTGCTGGTAACAATATTACACAAGTATCTTTCGGAATATTATACATTGCCTGGTATTGCTCTAACTTTTTTTGTGAAATATTTTTAGGATTAAAGTATTCTAAATCAATGCCACGATGTATTACTCTAATTTTTTCCTCAGGCACATTGTAATATTTTATAATATGATCTTTCACAAAGTTTGAAACTACAATAACTATATCGCCTTTAACCAGAATACTGTTATACATTTTCTTAATTAAAGTAGAAAAATTATAAAACCCATGAAAGGTAGTAATAAATTTAATTTTAGTCTTACGAGCTGCAAGATATGAGCTAAAAGCTGGAGCTCTTGACCTAACATGTATTATGTCTACTTTCTGTTGTTTTATGATGTCAGATAGTATTGTATGATTATACCAAATAACAAATGGATTTTTACTTGCAGTATTTACTAGATAATGTGTGCTGCCAGTATTATTTAACTGCTCAAGTAGTACTCCACCAGATGATGCTACTAAGGATTTATAGCCACTTTGTACCAAATAGTTAGCAATGTCAATAGTACTACGCTCAACACCAACATTTACGAGTGATGGTACGACTTGTAAAATTGTTTTTTTATGGTAAGTTATACTCATAATATTTTTCAATCTTTAATATTGATACTAAATAAATGCATAAAATTTATACCTTAGATGATGGTAGGTTTATTGCTTACAGGCAACATAAAAGTCAAAAAAACAGTTTAATTAATATTATTTTTCTCCATGGTATGATGTCCAACATGTCAGGTAAGAAGTCTAGTTATTTATATCAACTATGTCAAGAAGAAGATCTCAACTTCTTAGCTTTTGACAATTATGGTCATGGTAATTCTTCTGGTCGATTTATTGATCAAACCATTGAGAGTTGGTTTGATGCAACTCGCGCTATTATGTATCACACTAGCAATAATTTTAAAAATATTATTGTTGGTTCAAGTTTAGGAGGCTGGTTAGCAATACTAGCTGCTATTAAAAACGAAATTGAAATTAGTGGAGTAGTTGCTTTAGCTCCTGCAATAGATTTTACAGAAACTTTAATTTGGAATAAGCTTACTGAAAAAAATAAAAACATTATGATTCATACCGGATATATTGAATTGGGTGGAACAGGAAATACGTGTAACAATAAGTATCATATAAGTTATAATCTAATATGTAATGCTAGGAAATATTTATTGTTAAATAAACCTACTATTAATATTCAGTGTCCTATTGCTATTATTCATGGTATGCAGGATCAAGAGGTGCCATATCAAGGATCTATAGATCTAATTAATAAAGTTCAAACTCATTATTCTACTCTTAAGCTACTAAAATATGCCGACCATTTTCTTTCAGATTCTGTTAGCTTAAGTCATATATCTTATGCTATCAAGGAAATTATTAATGCCAGATTAGTGTAATGAAGAATGATTAGCGAGTAACCGTTCCTTAATTGAGTATATAAAAAAACATCTACATTTAGAGCATACTAGACATCGTTCTCTTATTAATTGTTTTATATATAATCGCTTCTCTTGCTACTTATTCTATCTCCAAACTTAATTCCAATCTTATCTCATGTTCGTTTTCTTCTACTCCAGTATTCTGCTCTAGCATTTATAATTGTATAGTACAACAGAAGTGTTAATAAACGTAATAGAAAAACATTTGCCAAAAATGGTTTATCTTAAACTTATTGCTTTATTTGAGCACGATATAGTTCTAACTAGAATAGTCATAGGTTTTACGTTTACTATACCTAGATTTTAACTTATTTTTTGTATCAAACTCTTGTTTAAATTAAAATAAGAAATCCATATAATATATTTCATTATGCTGCTGATGAAGAATAGTTCTGTATACATGAATATTTTCTAATACCCTTTGTACATAATTTCGTTTGTTAGATGGAATAATTTCTATCCAGTCAATCACTTTATACTTATCATCTTTATATTTACATGGATCACCATAAATTTCTATCCACCCCTTCATTCCTGCCCGGCCTCTAACTCGAGATGGACCAGCATTATACGAAGCAGTAGCTAATACATATGAACCATCATTAATATCTAGCATTCTTTTCCAGTAGTGGCTACCAAGCTTAATATTATAACTAGGATCAGTAATAAGCTTAGTAGCCACATATGGAATTTTTAGAAATTTAGTAGCAACATCTTTTGCTGTTGCTGGCATTATCTGCATTAATCCTTGATCATTAGATGCTCCAATAGCTGATGCATCAAACATTGATTCATGCATAATAACACTGTACAATATGTCCTTATCTATGTAGGAATCTATCATGTTATATGGTGTTGGATAAGAATAGTGAGTAGGGAATAAAGCTTCACATTCAGCGAATTTAATTAATTTTGCAACATAAGAAACGTCTTTTATACCAGTTAATTCTTGTATATTAATTAGTCTGTGTATAATAGCGTACATTTCGGTATTATTACAAGCGTGCCTGATAGCTTGTACTGCATATACTTTTGATAATTCTGGTAAATTATTACTTAGTAACATCTCAGCAGCTGTTACGCATTCAATATCGCTAAACTCAATATTGTCTATGTTAATTTGCAAATCAGAGAATAGTGGCAACACTTTATTCTCAGTTTCAAGAATAGCTAATTGTCCATAAAAGGTATATGGATACTGAGTAGCTTTTTTATAATAATCCTGAGCAATTTGACTGTTTCCTGCTACTTGATTAGCTCTACCTAGCCAATAATATGATTTTGATATATCTATGGGTTTTGTAACTTGTTGTGCCATGTTAGTAAAATAAGTAATAGCATCAGCTGAATTATGTAAAAACCTAAGAGCAATCCAGCCAGCTAGCCAATTATATTCGATAGAAGTATATACATCATCCACTATAGCATTCTTTATAATGTTATATGCAGCAGAGTAATTATGTGTAGCTAGCAATCCTTTTGCAGCCTCTGATCTTAATTGCCACCATAATTTTGAAGAAAATAAAAAATTATCTGTAATTTTTGACTCCAGAACCTGAGAAAAAAGTTGTTCTAGTTCAGAGCTATAATCATTATTTTTCAATTTATATGTTAAAATGCTATACAATACTTCATTTTTATAACGCTGAGTTGTTGGTAACTGTGCAAATAATTTCTCTGTATTATTATCATTACTAGCTGCTGCAATCATAAAATTCAAAACTTGTTGATTTAGTTTTTTTTTACCAGCCTTGCTTAACAAAACTTTAGCATTAGGTATTTTATTTGTTAATATAAACTGTGCGATCTTAGCATAATAATAGTCTATT
This genomic interval from Orientia tsutsugamushi contains the following:
- a CDS encoding lytic transglycosylase domain-containing protein — encoded protein: MTAENSGNEILYKIALAQKFLYSDTGITFEDIIAFLQANPNHPQKNHIAKRAEKVINHFTDQNLIIRWFNKTPPQTAKGYYYYALAAYKLITDLDIRNKIIHTAWKFCDSDYIIPFLDNFCDLLTIDYYYAKIAQFILTNKIPNAKVLLSKAGKKKLNQQVLNFMIAAASNDNNTEKLFAQLPTTQRYKNEVLYSILTYKLKNNDYSSELEQLFSQVLESKITDNFLFSSKLWWQLRSEAAKGLLATHNYSAAYNIIKNAIVDDVYTSIEYNWLAGWIALRFLHNSADAITYFTNMAQQVTKPIDISKSYYWLGRANQVAGNSQIAQDYYKKATQYPYTFYGQLAILETENKVLPLFSDLQINIDNIEFSDIECVTAAEMLLSNNLPELSKVYAVQAIRHACNNTEMYAIIHRLINIQELTGIKDVSYVAKLIKFAECEALFPTHYSYPTPYNMIDSYIDKDILYSVIMHESMFDASAIGASNDQGLMQIMPATAKDVATKFLKIPYVATKLITDPSYNIKLGSHYWKRMLDINDGSYVLATASYNAGPSRVRGRAGMKGWIEIYGDPCKYKDDKYKVIDWIEIIPSNKRNYVQRVLENIHVYRTILHQQHNEIYYMDFLF
- a CDS encoding alpha/beta hydrolase — protein: MHKIYTLDDGRFIAYRQHKSQKNSLINIIFLHGMMSNMSGKKSSYLYQLCQEEDLNFLAFDNYGHGNSSGRFIDQTIESWFDATRAIMYHTSNNFKNIIVGSSLGGWLAILAAIKNEIEISGVVALAPAIDFTETLIWNKLTEKNKNIMIHTGYIELGGTGNTCNNKYHISYNLICNARKYLLLNKPTINIQCPIAIIHGMQDQEVPYQGSIDLINKVQTHYSTLKLLKYADHFLSDSVSLSHISYAIKEIINARLV
- a CDS encoding glycosyltransferase family 4 protein, which translates into the protein MSITYHKKTILQVVPSLVNVGVERSTIDIANYLVQSGYKSLVASSGGVLLEQLNNTGSTHYLVNTASKNPFVIWYNHTILSDIIKQQKVDIIHVRSRAPAFSSYLAARKTKIKFITTFHGFYNFSTLIKKMYNSILVKGDIVIVVSNFVKDHIIKYYNVPEEKIRVIHRGIDLEYFNPKNISQKKLEQYQAMYNIPKDTCVILLPAKMTKRKGHEVVIEALNAIKDCDFYCIMTGDILSNRNFTNEIKKKIMHYKLQSKIQIFGSTAHLPELYALADIVLCPSIEPEAFSRVIVEAQAMEKVIIASNIGSTMETIADEVTGFHINASDVQDLSEKIKYVLLNLTSNKMQTMRKQARQSTLLQFSLQQMQSKTLSVYNEL